The proteins below come from a single Tachypleus tridentatus isolate NWPU-2018 chromosome 13, ASM421037v1, whole genome shotgun sequence genomic window:
- the LOC143236815 gene encoding meiosis 1 arrest protein-like, giving the protein MERSDWRNIFCRQPVHFLLFDVSIPMTFDIVKKVCETLEQLFSLDISLKGSSRLSSFGLTVLGNSANCIFPLQQVKPNFQILPSALEEVLILYQEAASFGNVFNYDILMHAFQEAIDQYNRLRQLQNVQTIKEGTPQLQITLLSCKNSHVLIPCIDSVTSSLDLTFIRKIEVLSISNLCSAFSNDGQENSVNKRLEGTNLDSPNIHQKDQAHSASSETVESLSGGVVEFLTLNFDPYSVENFFKKWLHDVNTDTESVRLIFSGGELSEQFIIKCDAQE; this is encoded by the exons ATGGAAAGATCTGACTGGAGAAATATTTTCTGCCGACAACcagttcattttcttttattcgaTGTTTCTATTCCAATGACATTTGATATTGTAAAAAAAGTGTGTGAAACGCTAGAACAATTGTTTTCGCTTGACATATCTTTGAAAGGTTCATCACGACTGTCATCGTTTGGACTAACTGTTTTGGGAAACTCTGCAAATTGCATCTTTCCTTTGCAACAAGTAAAACCGAATTTTCAAATACTTCCTTCTGCCTTGGAAGAAGTGCTTATACTTTATCAAGAAGCTGCGAGTTTTGGAAACgtttttaattatgatattttaatgcATGCTTTTCAAGAAGCAATTGATCAGTATAATCGCTTACGCCAACTTCAG aATGTGCAAACAATAAAAGAAGGTACACCACAACTTCAAATAACTCTGTTGTCCTGTAAAAATAGTCATGTGTTAATTCCCTGCATTGACAGTGTAACATCTTCTTTGGATCTAACCTTTATAAGGAAAATTGAG gTACTATCTATCTCCAATCTGTGCAGTGCTTTTTCTAATGATGGGCAAgaaaacagtgtaaataaaaGATTGGAGGGAACTAATCTAGATTCCCCAAATATTCATCAAAAAGACCAAGCACATTCTGCATCATCTGAAACTGTAGAAAGTTTAAGTGGTGGAGTGGTTGAGTTTCTTACTTTAAATTTTGATCCATACAGCGTAGAAAACTTCTTTAAAAAATGGCTTCATGACGTCAACACTGATACAGAAAGTGTGAGGTTAATCTTTTCAGGAGGAGAATTATCAGAACAATTCATTATCAAATGTGATGCCCAGGAATGA
- the LOC143236816 gene encoding meiosis 1 arrest protein-like has translation MINPEIVPFSSQFFLSLDTSFTQTANSSQAKNITKKVPVYDLEIESTIKISGLCDSVLFGLPVIIFATRCWKMEWEELESNQKQFVALNNLLKEQDVVLLARRQAKLYISNAGSRGRPPNGYYVIFPSNNQSMLIKSIITKEFLLPNVMGCVTEEITPSEEAKTRVSDYLKNVECWETYNPLSVSCGLYSHLANSLRKNKSQRVCKNVISSNSQGGKVRQLTPCPNTSNKRLRKIPQTQETEITFIDVGNKKNFLSTSNSKISHLLNRNFPKDL, from the coding sequence ATGATCAATCCAGAAATTGTTCCTTTCAGTAGCCAGTTTTTTCTCTCACTAGATACAAGCTTCACACAAACAGCCAATTCCAGCCAAGCTAAAAACATAACCAAAAAAGTACCAGTTTATGACCTAGAAATAGAAAGCACAATAAAAATTTCTGGACTTTGCGATTCTGTCCTCTTTGGTCTTCCTGTTATTATTTTTGCAACTCGTTGTTGGAAGATGGAATGGGAAGAGTTAGAATCTAATCAAAAACAGTTTGTTGCATTAAACAACCTATTGAAAGAACAGGATGTGGTGCTGTTAGCACGAAGACAGGCTAAGCTTTACATTTCTAATGCAGGCAGCAGAGGGAGACCACCTAATGGTTACTACGTTATCTTCCCATCTAATAATCAGTCAATGTTAATCAAAAGTATTATCACCAAGGAATTTCTACTTCCAAATGTGATGGGTTGTGTAACAGAAGAAATAACGCCCTCTGAAGAAGCTAAAACCAGAGTATCGGATTATCTTAAAAACGTGGAATGTTGGGAAACCTACAATCCACTCTCAGTTTCATGTGGATTGTATTCACACTTGGCTAACAGtctaagaaaaaataaatcacagagggtttgtaaaaatgtaatttcttctAACAGTCAGGGTGGTAAGGTACGGCAACTTACGCCTTGTCCAAACACCTCAAATAAAAGGTTAAGAAAAATTCCCCAAACACAAGAAACAGAAATTACATTTATAGATGTTGGAAATAAGAAAAATTTCCTAAGCACTTCAAACAGTAAAATATCTCATTTATTAAACAGAAACTTTCCAAAAGACTTGTGA